A single region of the Fimbriimonadaceae bacterium genome encodes:
- a CDS encoding dienelactone hydrolase family protein gives MIAALVCLFTIAAPQTQEFTVDGVKRTALIYAPTAKSKKAPLVLAFHGHGGNSRNSARTMSLHTEWPEAVVIYPQGLTGNPGITDTEGKKTGWQKTPDQQNGRDIHFVENILDWAKKTYKIDSKRIFATGHSNGSAFTWVVMTKLGDKFTAFAGACGGGGLYAKDAPKKPVMIIGALNDTLVPIRSIRFFTDAMVKKNGCGAGQPGEKGMTTYPGEYPVVSYIYDGGHALPEDIGKRIVKFFKEVK, from the coding sequence ATGATCGCCGCTCTCGTTTGCCTGTTCACCATCGCCGCACCTCAAACCCAAGAATTCACCGTTGACGGCGTAAAACGGACCGCCCTCATCTACGCCCCCACGGCAAAGTCAAAAAAAGCCCCGCTCGTCCTGGCCTTCCACGGACACGGCGGCAACAGCCGCAATTCCGCAAGAACCATGTCCTTGCACACCGAATGGCCGGAAGCGGTCGTCATCTACCCCCAAGGCCTGACTGGCAACCCCGGAATCACCGACACCGAAGGCAAGAAGACCGGCTGGCAAAAGACGCCTGACCAGCAGAACGGGCGCGACATCCACTTTGTCGAAAACATTCTGGATTGGGCGAAGAAGACCTACAAGATCGACTCCAAACGCATCTTCGCGACAGGCCATTCCAACGGCAGTGCCTTTACCTGGGTGGTAATGACCAAGCTCGGCGACAAGTTCACCGCCTTTGCGGGAGCCTGTGGCGGTGGCGGACTGTATGCAAAAGACGCTCCAAAGAAGCCAGTCATGATCATCGGCGCGCTCAACGATACGCTCGTCCCCATCCGCAGTATCCGCTTCTTCACCGATGCAATGGTCAAGAAAAACGGCTGCGGAGCTGGGCAGCCAGGAGAGAAGGGAATGACCACCTATCCCGGAGAGTATCCTGTGGTGTCCTACATCTACGACGGCGGCCACGCCCTGCCCGAAGACATCGGTAAACGGATCGTGAAGTTCTTTAAAGAAGTGAAGTAA
- a CDS encoding PEP-CTERM sorting domain-containing protein: MKKLILAITTIAVVSSANAFSFSDGDFAVGDYLHLAFFQHTATSANRSPVGGNPGAAMFQTIVHDGSNEIGFGRVGAFNQVLTYNPSVSGAISSVSFSADYYLDTEDALDNQSLWFSIIQNGKTFCVADVHNFAPHQWRTTASTMNAGDAQWIMFWDTGGVSFDTPDFSDTGSEMKFGFITGYNLLDGASLTQRVDNFTVRTTPVPEPATMAVLGFGALVVGLRRRKKS; the protein is encoded by the coding sequence ATGAAAAAACTGATTCTTGCTATCACCACAATTGCAGTCGTAAGCTCTGCAAACGCCTTCAGCTTTTCCGATGGGGATTTCGCCGTTGGCGACTATCTTCATCTTGCCTTTTTCCAGCATACGGCTACCAGCGCGAACCGCTCGCCTGTCGGTGGGAACCCCGGGGCCGCGATGTTCCAGACGATCGTGCATGACGGAAGCAACGAGATCGGCTTCGGTCGGGTTGGAGCTTTCAACCAGGTCTTGACCTATAACCCTTCGGTCAGTGGGGCGATCTCCTCGGTCAGTTTCAGCGCCGACTATTATCTGGACACGGAAGATGCACTGGACAACCAGTCCCTGTGGTTCTCGATCATTCAGAACGGAAAGACCTTCTGTGTGGCGGATGTCCATAACTTCGCGCCTCATCAGTGGCGGACGACGGCATCGACGATGAACGCCGGAGACGCTCAGTGGATCATGTTTTGGGATACAGGCGGGGTTTCGTTCGATACGCCTGACTTTTCGGACACCGGAAGCGAGATGAAGTTCGGCTTCATCACGGGCTACAACCTCCTCGACGGAGCAAGCCTGACGCAGAGGGTGGACAACTTTACGGTGCGCACGACACCGGTTCCGGAGCCTGCGACGATGGCCGTCCTCGGTTTCGGTGCGCTCGTCGTTGGCCTCCGACGACGAAAGAAAAGCTAA
- a CDS encoding PEP-CTERM sorting domain-containing protein — MKKLIFALSALTVVSSVHAVSYFDGEFAVADYGHFAYFDNAFTSTNNAAAGGNPNATLHHIIEHDPAGAAQGTGEIGSYNFNFLYNPSVSGALSSISFSADYYLDTEAVLSGQALFFSLIQDGSTYYVPVFDDYTPGQWLNASFNAMPNSAWRKLDWISGNFVFANPDFSAAGNEMMFGFITGYNLSNGALVTTRVDNFSVQTAPVPEPATMAVLGFGALAVGLRRRKKNRA, encoded by the coding sequence ATGAAAAAACTAATCTTTGCTTTGTCCGCGCTCACCGTCGTGAGCTCTGTTCACGCCGTGAGCTACTTCGATGGCGAGTTCGCTGTCGCTGACTACGGGCACTTCGCCTACTTCGACAACGCCTTCACCAGCACAAACAACGCCGCTGCTGGTGGTAACCCCAATGCGACGCTGCATCACATCATCGAGCACGATCCTGCCGGCGCTGCGCAGGGTACGGGGGAGATTGGATCGTACAACTTTAACTTTCTCTACAATCCGTCTGTCAGTGGCGCGCTCAGCTCCATCAGCTTTTCAGCCGACTACTATCTGGACACCGAGGCAGTTCTAAGCGGGCAAGCTCTCTTCTTCTCGCTCATCCAAGATGGAAGCACATACTATGTGCCCGTTTTCGACGACTACACACCAGGCCAATGGCTGAACGCTTCCTTTAACGCCATGCCGAACTCCGCTTGGAGAAAGCTGGACTGGATTAGCGGGAATTTCGTCTTCGCAAATCCTGACTTCTCAGCGGCTGGCAACGAGATGATGTTCGGCTTCATCACCGGATATAACCTTTCGAACGGAGCCTTGGTCACGACGCGAGTCGATAACTTCTCCGTCCAAACTGCACCTGTCCCCGAGCCCGCAACCATGGCCGTCCTTGGCTTTGGCGCACTTGCCGTTGGTCTCCGACGACGCAAGAAGAACCGGGCCTGA
- a CDS encoding antibiotic biosynthesis monooxygenase has translation MTQNDQNTEAFAIEGNDDLGFVAINYITCIECYKERFEQLFKSRAMAIDRIAGFRFMKVLKPQKEDQPYLVLSHWDTEEAFKSWTSSPEFIEGHKRGFEDVRKAKESGQEPPMKSDFATYTVLCN, from the coding sequence ATGACGCAAAACGATCAAAACACGGAAGCATTTGCCATCGAAGGAAACGACGATCTTGGCTTCGTCGCCATTAACTACATCACCTGCATCGAGTGCTACAAAGAACGATTCGAACAGTTGTTTAAGTCGCGTGCAATGGCTATCGATCGGATCGCCGGCTTTCGCTTTATGAAGGTTCTCAAACCACAAAAAGAGGATCAGCCCTATCTCGTTCTTTCCCACTGGGACACAGAGGAGGCCTTCAAAAGCTGGACATCTTCACCCGAGTTTATCGAGGGCCACAAGCGAGGATTCGAAGACGTGCGAAAAGCAAAAGAGTCGGGGCAAGAGCCCCCAATGAAATCAGACTTTGCGACCTACACCGTGCTCTGCAACTAG
- a CDS encoding ABC transporter ATP-binding protein, protein MAGVSFNGVTKIYGKDVKAVDNLNLEIQDKEFMVLVGPSGCGKTTALRMIAGLEEITDGDLNIGDKRVNDVPPKDRDIAMVFQNYALYPHMNVYDNIAFGLRLRELKGFFWQISHMSEAKKIKQDIDNRVHDAAEMLDIDQYLHRRPKELSGGQRQRVALARAIVRKPKVFLMDEPLSNLDAKLRIQTRAELIRLHRSLGITTVYVTHDQVEAMTMGQRIAVMKDGLLQQCDVPEVVYRYPANKFVAGFIGAPPMNFVEGTIEDDAINIGFAKISLPENHPGRSMNGKQVTFGMRPEDIYDTNANCPVTPNDGNTFEAKVDVLEKLGSEDSAFLIANGTPITATLDPATRIEVGTTAKFAVDIQKVHLFDANTEQAIR, encoded by the coding sequence TTGGCAGGAGTTAGCTTCAACGGAGTCACCAAGATTTACGGCAAGGATGTCAAAGCCGTAGACAATCTCAACCTTGAGATTCAGGACAAAGAGTTCATGGTATTGGTCGGCCCTTCGGGCTGCGGCAAGACCACTGCTCTGCGCATGATCGCAGGATTGGAGGAGATCACCGATGGTGATCTGAACATCGGCGATAAACGGGTGAACGACGTCCCCCCCAAGGACCGCGATATTGCGATGGTTTTTCAGAACTATGCGCTTTATCCGCACATGAACGTTTATGACAACATCGCGTTCGGACTTCGGCTGCGCGAACTCAAAGGCTTTTTCTGGCAGATCAGCCACATGTCTGAGGCGAAGAAGATCAAGCAGGACATCGACAACCGGGTACACGATGCGGCGGAGATGCTGGACATCGATCAGTATCTGCACCGACGTCCAAAGGAGCTTTCGGGAGGGCAACGCCAGCGCGTGGCTCTAGCTCGCGCAATCGTTAGGAAGCCTAAGGTTTTCTTGATGGACGAGCCGCTTTCTAACCTTGACGCAAAGCTCCGCATCCAAACTCGCGCTGAGTTGATTCGGCTGCACCGCTCGTTAGGAATCACTACCGTTTATGTGACTCACGACCAGGTTGAGGCGATGACAATGGGCCAGCGGATTGCGGTCATGAAGGACGGTCTCCTGCAGCAGTGCGACGTACCTGAAGTGGTTTATCGCTACCCGGCGAATAAGTTTGTGGCAGGTTTTATCGGAGCGCCTCCGATGAACTTTGTCGAAGGGACAATCGAGGACGACGCGATCAACATCGGTTTTGCCAAGATCAGTTTGCCGGAGAATCACCCAGGCAGAAGCATGAATGGGAAGCAAGTGACATTTGGAATGCGCCCAGAGGACATCTACGACACGAATGCAAATTGTCCAGTGACGCCGAACGATGGCAACACGTTTGAAGCGAAGGTTGATGTGCTTGAGAAGTTGGGTTCGGAGGATTCGGCGTTCTTGATTGCTAATGGCACACCCATCACGGCGACCCTGGATCCGGCAACTCGCATTGAGGTTGGCACCACGGCGAAGTTTGCGGTCGATATTCAGAAAGTGCATCTGTTTGATGCGAATACTGAGCAGGCGATCCGCTAA
- a CDS encoding aldehyde dehydrogenase family protein, with protein sequence MREPSIQGFNETMLHLEMLIDGHFIGGPCDQAVGKEIVKNPYDQSIVGTVAEGGWNEANAAISAAQEAFLTWRKSSASERSKLLGLIAMEIRERGEELAHLLVAEIGKPITWARGEVSRLAITFDLASVEALNWEPETLDFGFDSRGKDYSGSFFRFPVGPVLCIVPYNWPFNLTAHKLAPALATGNTIILKPSGLAPISTMTLARIIHECGCPPGVLNCVNVPAPVAEKMALNPRVKVVNFTGSPKVGWHLKQICWEKKVLLELGGNASVIVMPDADLQWAASRTAVSAYGYAGQVCISAQHCWVHASVYDEFKHRLIEATQACPTGDPAQEETVCGPLMNSESVDRVISWIDEAESAGADILVRGAREGNVLGPTLIENVPSSVPLGCEEVFGPVLTLAPFDEISEAIAKVNASQYGIHASLFTHDQSVIDQVYAELEVGGLIVNDFPSLRFDNMPYGGVKRSGFGREGVRFAMEEMTEPKMIVNKS encoded by the coding sequence ATGCGAGAACCGAGCATTCAAGGGTTCAATGAGACCATGCTCCATCTCGAAATGCTCATTGACGGTCATTTCATCGGTGGCCCGTGCGACCAAGCGGTTGGCAAGGAGATCGTTAAAAATCCTTACGATCAGTCCATCGTCGGTACCGTCGCCGAGGGCGGATGGAACGAGGCTAACGCCGCTATCTCTGCCGCACAAGAGGCTTTCCTCACTTGGAGAAAGAGCTCGGCATCCGAACGCTCTAAACTCCTCGGCCTCATCGCGATGGAGATACGCGAGCGCGGCGAAGAACTGGCCCATCTTCTTGTCGCAGAGATCGGCAAGCCGATCACTTGGGCCAGAGGTGAGGTGAGCCGACTTGCCATCACCTTTGATCTCGCCTCCGTCGAAGCCCTAAACTGGGAGCCGGAAACGCTCGATTTCGGCTTCGACTCCCGTGGGAAGGACTACTCCGGGAGTTTCTTCAGATTCCCTGTCGGTCCCGTGCTTTGCATCGTCCCTTACAACTGGCCCTTCAACCTCACCGCTCACAAACTCGCGCCTGCGTTAGCGACAGGAAATACGATCATCCTAAAGCCGTCGGGCCTTGCCCCAATCTCCACCATGACACTCGCGCGCATCATCCACGAATGCGGCTGCCCGCCTGGAGTACTCAACTGCGTCAACGTCCCCGCCCCAGTTGCCGAAAAAATGGCGCTCAATCCCAGAGTCAAGGTTGTCAATTTCACGGGCTCGCCCAAAGTAGGCTGGCACCTGAAGCAGATCTGCTGGGAGAAGAAAGTTTTGCTTGAGCTCGGAGGAAACGCCAGCGTCATCGTCATGCCGGATGCCGACCTTCAATGGGCCGCCAGTCGCACCGCCGTCTCAGCCTACGGCTATGCTGGACAGGTTTGCATCTCGGCTCAACATTGCTGGGTTCATGCGTCCGTTTACGACGAATTCAAACATCGGCTCATCGAAGCCACCCAAGCTTGCCCAACCGGCGACCCAGCCCAAGAAGAAACCGTTTGTGGGCCGCTGATGAACTCCGAATCCGTAGACCGGGTCATAAGCTGGATTGACGAGGCTGAGTCAGCTGGGGCTGATATCCTTGTGCGGGGGGCAAGGGAAGGGAATGTACTTGGGCCGACCCTCATCGAAAACGTGCCTTCCAGCGTGCCGCTTGGCTGCGAAGAGGTTTTTGGGCCTGTCCTCACACTTGCCCCGTTCGACGAGATTTCTGAGGCAATCGCAAAGGTGAATGCTTCCCAATACGGCATCCACGCCTCGCTCTTCACCCACGATCAATCGGTGATCGACCAGGTGTATGCAGAGCTTGAGGTTGGGGGGCTAATCGTCAATGACTTTCCAAGTCTACGCTTCGACAACATGCCCTATGGTGGCGTGAAGAGAAGCGGCTTCGGCCGCGAAGGCGTCCGCTTTGCGATGGAGGAAATGACGGAGCCGAAAATGATCGTAAACAAGAGCTGA
- the pyrF gene encoding orotidine-5'-phosphate decarboxylase, whose translation MQIRKVICALDTSDLDAALTMIRRLAPHVGAFKIGHALTLSHGLGVIDWLREAGAERIFLDLKFHDIPNSVALAVREASRYGVWMMTLHIAGGQAMMSAAVEEARAYAPDKAPLLVGVSVLTSLDQKMLTQDLGVDRELDDHMRRLSELAVQSGLDGVVCSAREARMIRAAIGHEGIIVTPGIRPAASSSHHDQARVGTAQQALEDGASYLVIGRALSDAQDINQALENLGFTGLQETI comes from the coding sequence ATGCAAATAAGAAAAGTAATCTGCGCGCTCGACACTTCCGACCTTGATGCTGCTCTGACCATGATCAGGCGGCTTGCACCCCACGTGGGCGCATTCAAGATTGGACACGCTCTCACCCTATCGCACGGACTCGGTGTGATCGACTGGCTACGGGAGGCAGGCGCGGAGCGCATCTTCCTCGATCTTAAGTTTCACGACATCCCCAACTCGGTCGCACTCGCGGTCCGTGAGGCATCGCGATACGGGGTTTGGATGATGACCCTGCACATCGCGGGAGGCCAAGCCATGATGAGCGCTGCCGTTGAAGAGGCTCGGGCTTATGCCCCGGATAAGGCTCCCCTGTTGGTGGGTGTGTCCGTCCTTACATCGCTAGATCAAAAGATGCTGACGCAAGACCTCGGGGTGGACCGTGAGCTTGACGATCATATGCGACGGCTAAGCGAGCTGGCCGTCCAGTCAGGACTTGATGGAGTGGTGTGTTCGGCAAGAGAGGCACGGATGATCCGAGCCGCGATCGGACATGAGGGGATCATCGTCACTCCCGGCATTCGACCGGCGGCATCGAGCAGCCATCACGACCAGGCGAGAGTGGGGACCGCGCAGCAAGCGTTGGAAGACGGTGCGAGCTATCTGGTGATCGGACGGGCGCTCTCGGATGCACAAGACATCAATCAGGCTTTGGAAAACCTTGGGTTCACGGGACTCCAAGAGACGATTTAG
- the mutY gene encoding A/G-specific adenine glycosylase codes for MRWYDAHKRDLPWRRTADPYAIWVSEIMLQQTQVATVLPYYQRWMERFPTVEALAQADESDVLSYWQGLGYYRRARLLLKGAQFVAENGMPTEHDAWLKVPGVGAYTAAAISSIAYQEPVSLVDGNVERVYARLTGSHSSGQRLHSEAKEWASKALFKPRPGDWNQALMELGATVCTPKTPRCDICPVAEMCVAKQSWQVDILPIAEPKKQTVRLIHAVWVPFDGSAFGLRQVPEGEWWEGMWEFPRVAVGTRSEGNSEIDALRDLTGAGWLEDLGSFQHSVTHHRIEVIARLCRSDAQSPSLQWYLRDDLAALAMSSPQRKVLKLALRALGLESS; via the coding sequence TTGCGATGGTACGACGCTCACAAGCGCGACCTGCCTTGGAGGCGGACCGCCGATCCCTACGCTATCTGGGTCAGTGAGATCATGCTCCAACAAACCCAGGTTGCAACCGTCCTTCCCTACTATCAGCGTTGGATGGAACGGTTTCCCACCGTCGAAGCACTCGCTCAAGCGGACGAAAGTGACGTTCTGTCGTACTGGCAAGGGCTTGGCTATTATCGACGAGCACGGCTCTTGCTCAAGGGAGCTCAGTTTGTTGCTGAGAACGGGATGCCCACTGAACATGATGCATGGCTGAAGGTTCCCGGCGTCGGCGCATACACCGCCGCCGCTATCTCTTCCATTGCTTACCAAGAACCGGTGTCACTTGTGGACGGCAATGTAGAGCGCGTATACGCACGTCTGACGGGCTCGCATTCAAGCGGACAAAGACTTCACTCAGAAGCGAAAGAATGGGCTTCAAAGGCGCTTTTCAAACCGCGGCCTGGGGACTGGAATCAGGCGCTGATGGAGCTTGGCGCAACCGTGTGCACTCCCAAGACTCCACGCTGCGACATCTGCCCTGTTGCGGAGATGTGCGTCGCCAAGCAGTCTTGGCAAGTTGACATCTTGCCGATTGCCGAACCTAAGAAACAGACCGTAAGACTTATTCATGCGGTTTGGGTTCCATTTGACGGATCTGCCTTTGGGCTTCGACAAGTCCCGGAAGGGGAGTGGTGGGAAGGGATGTGGGAGTTTCCGAGAGTTGCCGTAGGCACGCGTTCTGAGGGCAATTCAGAGATCGACGCTTTGAGGGATTTGACCGGAGCGGGCTGGCTTGAAGACCTAGGAAGCTTTCAGCACTCCGTCACGCATCACAGGATTGAGGTTATCGCTCGACTTTGCAGAAGCGATGCGCAATCCCCAAGTTTGCAATGGTATTTGCGGGATGATCTCGCGGCGCTGGCGATGTCCTCCCCACAACGAAAAGTCCTAAAACTTGCGCTCCGAGCCCTTGGATTGGAGTCTTCTTGA
- a CDS encoding heavy metal translocating P-type ATPase translates to MKIFRDIQVILTVLCGIFLVLSFFGLHVSIAYLSVVFGSYFALKSAYEAIRERSLDVNFLMVFAAAGAVALGHPTEAAVLLFLFSLSSTLEAFAMSRTKSAIEGLIKLRPDTALRITASGDEKTPVEEIEVGDMIRVVAFELVPLDGVVESGESSINQSAMTGESVPVSASRGTRVLAGTQNLDGMLTIKVAAKAGQTTLEKIVDLVQDAQENKASGERISTWFGQRYTIFVIVAFAISLVVRLLLGQDANAALYAALTLLVALSPCALVISTPASTLSALAWAARNGMLIRGGEFIEQAGKADILAVDKTGTLTAGRFELAEICVCQGVPEVVGGSGRLCMEGHACWSGQGTMSDEAKRLLRVAAAAEQYSTHPIAEAIVESARQQGLDIPEATEHHAHTGLGVTANVEGKAVKVGQRKFFDTADSSLDPDFAVHAEELQHKGFTVVVLDYDGMMAAIGLHDAPRPSAKTVLRDVQELGIRQTVMMTGDTRETAEAVASEVGITDVRAGLFPEDKEKIVAELTAKGGGLIFVGDGVNDAPSLARASVGVAMGGLGSDIALNAADVVLMNDRLESIPRLIKLGRMTNSIIRANLYFAGSVIVVLTLGSMFFDQFLPDYRNLILPLAVVGHEGSTVLVILNGLRLLRGPANP, encoded by the coding sequence ATGAAGATTTTTAGAGACATTCAAGTGATATTGACCGTGCTCTGCGGCATTTTTTTGGTGCTCAGCTTTTTCGGTCTGCACGTCTCCATCGCCTATCTCAGTGTTGTCTTTGGCTCTTACTTCGCTTTGAAATCTGCCTACGAAGCGATCCGAGAGCGCAGCCTGGATGTCAACTTCCTGATGGTGTTTGCCGCTGCTGGCGCGGTTGCATTGGGACATCCCACCGAGGCTGCGGTCCTCCTCTTCCTCTTCAGCCTTTCGAGCACGCTTGAAGCCTTCGCAATGTCGCGCACGAAGTCGGCAATTGAGGGACTCATAAAGCTCCGTCCCGATACCGCTCTTAGGATCACGGCAAGCGGGGACGAGAAAACCCCTGTTGAAGAGATCGAAGTTGGCGACATGATCCGCGTGGTTGCATTTGAGCTTGTACCACTTGACGGGGTGGTGGAATCCGGGGAAAGCAGCATTAACCAAAGCGCGATGACGGGCGAGTCAGTGCCTGTCTCCGCCAGTCGGGGTACGCGAGTTTTGGCGGGAACGCAGAACTTGGATGGGATGCTCACCATCAAGGTAGCAGCGAAGGCTGGCCAAACAACTCTTGAGAAGATCGTGGACCTGGTTCAGGATGCTCAAGAGAATAAGGCGAGCGGAGAGAGGATCAGCACCTGGTTTGGGCAGCGATACACGATTTTTGTGATCGTAGCGTTCGCAATCTCCCTTGTGGTTCGGCTCCTGCTCGGGCAGGATGCCAACGCAGCGCTGTATGCGGCTCTAACTCTTTTGGTGGCGTTGAGCCCCTGTGCTTTGGTGATCTCAACCCCGGCGAGCACGCTTAGCGCTTTGGCTTGGGCAGCAAGAAACGGGATGCTCATTCGTGGTGGGGAGTTCATTGAACAGGCAGGCAAGGCCGACATCTTGGCGGTGGACAAGACGGGAACACTGACGGCCGGACGATTTGAACTCGCCGAGATCTGCGTTTGTCAGGGGGTGCCGGAAGTTGTTGGAGGGTCGGGAAGGCTTTGTATGGAGGGGCATGCCTGTTGGTCGGGGCAAGGCACGATGTCGGATGAGGCCAAGCGGCTGCTCCGGGTCGCGGCGGCGGCAGAGCAGTACAGCACACACCCGATCGCCGAGGCTATTGTTGAATCAGCACGTCAACAGGGATTGGACATTCCCGAGGCGACTGAACACCATGCTCACACAGGGCTTGGCGTCACTGCGAACGTTGAAGGAAAAGCGGTCAAGGTCGGGCAGAGAAAGTTCTTCGACACGGCTGATAGCTCCCTTGACCCGGACTTTGCGGTTCACGCGGAGGAGCTGCAGCACAAGGGATTTACGGTTGTGGTGCTGGACTATGACGGGATGATGGCGGCTATCGGCCTGCATGACGCCCCGCGGCCATCGGCAAAAACAGTGCTGCGTGATGTTCAAGAACTCGGCATCCGGCAGACCGTGATGATGACGGGGGACACACGAGAGACGGCGGAGGCGGTTGCGAGTGAGGTCGGGATTACGGACGTCCGTGCAGGATTGTTTCCCGAAGACAAGGAGAAGATCGTCGCTGAACTTACGGCAAAAGGGGGTGGACTCATCTTCGTCGGCGACGGTGTGAACGATGCCCCGAGTCTGGCAAGGGCCAGTGTCGGCGTTGCGATGGGTGGATTGGGGAGTGACATCGCGCTTAATGCGGCAGATGTGGTTCTGATGAACGACCGACTTGAGAGCATCCCCCGACTGATCAAGCTCGGTCGAATGACGAATTCAATCATCCGCGCAAATCTCTACTTTGCGGGATCGGTCATCGTCGTTCTCACGTTGGGGTCAATGTTTTTCGATCAATTCCTTCCGGATTACAGAAACCTTATTCTTCCGCTTGCAGTAGTTGGGCATGAGGGTTCGACGGTACTGGTCATTCTCAACGGTCTCAGACTTCTCCGCGGACCAGCAAATCCTTAG
- a CDS encoding ABC transporter permease, whose amino-acid sequence MRRTLLNILNGLSNIREQLDRAALSALGVMVATVAIVLLMSIAKGVEQDIRSEVDTLGVNTLIVLPGRFEGNSLFAPSLMGISYLSDADVARVKKVEGVVDASPVSFVGAGIEYGGKKSTTAFIVAADPEWFAMRRSELKSGRFFGAKDDAEPTIVLGDLPATELFGEVDPVGKTVHYRGSDYRVIGVLRQRDNQSSLLSQGSFDNFVYVPYSYIRKTQPSAQINRIFIETDPGREPKQLVSSVEKALGERLEKDNYSVLTQEDLLKLVFKIMSILTWLIIGLTSIALFVGGVGIMVVMLMSVNERTKEIGIRRTVGAMRSDIFSQFLAESVFIAVMGGLVGLSLSYVVSLLLASNTAIKPLITWGVVGLSFAVSVGVGGVFGLIPAIRASRRDPVESLRHE is encoded by the coding sequence ATGCGCCGAACTCTTCTCAACATTCTAAACGGGCTCTCTAACATTCGCGAGCAGCTTGATCGTGCGGCCCTGAGCGCTTTGGGGGTGATGGTGGCCACGGTTGCGATTGTGCTGCTGATGAGCATCGCCAAAGGGGTTGAGCAAGACATTCGCAGCGAGGTGGACACCCTTGGAGTCAATACGCTCATCGTGCTTCCTGGCCGGTTTGAGGGCAACTCGCTCTTTGCCCCCAGCCTCATGGGCATCAGCTACCTATCCGATGCCGACGTGGCGCGAGTAAAGAAGGTCGAGGGCGTTGTCGATGCATCGCCAGTTTCGTTTGTAGGAGCCGGGATCGAATACGGTGGAAAGAAGTCCACAACGGCTTTCATTGTTGCCGCCGATCCCGAGTGGTTTGCGATGCGGCGCTCGGAGTTGAAGTCCGGGCGGTTTTTCGGCGCAAAAGATGATGCTGAACCGACGATCGTTTTAGGGGATCTACCGGCAACAGAGTTGTTTGGAGAAGTCGATCCCGTGGGCAAGACCGTGCACTACAGGGGGAGCGACTACCGGGTTATTGGTGTACTGAGGCAACGCGATAATCAGAGTAGCTTGCTTTCTCAGGGGAGCTTCGATAACTTTGTTTACGTGCCATACAGTTACATTCGCAAAACTCAACCTTCGGCGCAGATCAACCGCATCTTCATCGAGACCGATCCGGGACGTGAACCCAAGCAGCTTGTCTCATCCGTTGAAAAGGCGCTTGGAGAGCGGCTCGAAAAAGACAACTACTCCGTGCTCACTCAGGAGGATCTGCTTAAGCTCGTATTCAAGATCATGTCGATCCTGACCTGGCTCATTATCGGCCTGACTTCAATCGCTCTGTTTGTTGGGGGTGTTGGGATTATGGTGGTGATGCTGATGTCGGTCAATGAGCGGACCAAGGAGATCGGCATTCGGCGAACGGTGGGGGCGATGCGGTCCGATATCTTTTCTCAGTTCTTGGCTGAGTCGGTGTTTATCGCGGTAATGGGAGGCCTAGTCGGACTCTCGCTGAGCTATGTCGTCAGCCTTCTGCTGGCCTCTAATACGGCGATTAAGCCGCTGATTACTTGGGGCGTAGTTGGGCTCAGCTTTGCGGTGAGTGTTGGGGTTGGCGGGGTTTTTGGCCTTATCCCCGCCATCCGCGCTTCTCGACGAGATCCCGTCGAGAGCCTGCGTCACGAGTAG
- a CDS encoding prepilin-type N-terminal cleavage/methylation domain-containing protein, translating into MRKRAFTLVEIMIVVLIIGVLLAIAVPQFMRARAKSQARTCVANLRQIEAAKEMFAMENKLQNGAPVTINDIWPTYIRQSNKPECPNSGVYTIDVVGTVASCSYVDATFPHVYQ; encoded by the coding sequence ATGCGTAAAAGAGCATTTACTCTTGTTGAGATCATGATCGTTGTGCTGATCATTGGTGTCCTATTGGCAATTGCAGTGCCGCAGTTCATGAGGGCTCGCGCCAAATCGCAAGCACGAACATGTGTCGCCAATCTCCGCCAAATCGAAGCGGCAAAAGAGATGTTCGCGATGGAGAACAAGCTTCAAAACGGAGCCCCCGTCACGATTAACGACATCTGGCCCACCTATATTCGACAGAGCAACAAGCCGGAGTGTCCAAACAGCGGCGTCTATACCATCGATGTCGTCGGTACCGTTGCCTCGTGCAGCTACGTTGACGCGACGTTCCCCCACGTTTACCAATAA